The following coding sequences are from one Granulicella arctica window:
- a CDS encoding DUF3185 domain-containing protein: protein MKAATVVGILLILLGIVGFAVGGITFTHEKKDVDLGPIQVGHEQKSTVPISPILSTAALIAGVGLVVVGTKSR from the coding sequence ATGAAAGCTGCAACAGTTGTAGGCATTCTGCTGATACTTTTGGGCATCGTTGGTTTTGCTGTCGGTGGCATTACCTTCACACACGAGAAAAAGGATGTCGACCTTGGTCCGATTCAGGTTGGCCACGAACAGAAGAGTACGGTTCCCATCTCGCCGATTCTTAGTACCGCTGCATTGATAGCTGGAGTAGGCTTGGTCGTAGTTGGGACCAAGTCCAGATAG
- a CDS encoding thiazole synthase — protein MEPLVIAGKAFQSRLIVGTGKYKDGAETQAAIEASGTEMVTVAVRRVNLDRSRESLLDFIDPQRYFLLPNTAGCYTADEAIRAARLGREVGLSDWVKIEVIGDLPTLYPDVQATLEATRVLVKEGFTVLPYTTDDIVFAKRLIDAGAAAVMPLGAPIGTGLGLSNINNLRILRELITEVPLIIDAGLGTASDAALAMELGFDAVLLNTAIAGARDPILMAESMQHAVLAGRQSFLAGRMPRKLYATASSPLEGISK, from the coding sequence ATGGAACCCTTAGTTATCGCCGGAAAAGCCTTCCAGTCGCGCCTTATCGTAGGAACAGGGAAGTATAAGGACGGAGCTGAAACACAGGCTGCGATTGAAGCCTCCGGAACGGAGATGGTCACCGTTGCCGTCCGCCGCGTCAATCTGGACCGCTCACGCGAGTCCCTGCTCGACTTCATCGATCCGCAGCGCTACTTCCTTCTGCCGAACACCGCAGGCTGTTACACCGCCGACGAGGCCATCCGAGCCGCGCGTCTCGGCCGCGAAGTGGGCTTGTCGGACTGGGTAAAGATTGAAGTGATCGGTGATCTGCCGACGCTGTACCCCGATGTACAGGCAACGCTTGAAGCGACGCGTGTGCTGGTCAAGGAGGGATTTACCGTTCTCCCGTACACGACCGACGACATCGTCTTTGCGAAGCGGTTGATCGATGCCGGTGCCGCAGCCGTTATGCCTCTCGGCGCTCCCATCGGCACGGGCCTTGGTCTATCGAACATCAACAATCTCCGCATCCTGCGTGAACTCATCACGGAGGTTCCGCTGATCATTGACGCCGGCCTCGGCACCGCCTCCGATGCTGCGCTTGCCATGGAGCTAGGCTTTGACGCTGTCCTGTTGAACACGGCGATCGCGGGTGCGCGCGACCCCATCCTCATGGCCGAGTCGATGCAGCATGCTGTATTAGCCGGAAGGCAGTCTTTTCTCGCCGGTCGAATGCCGCGCAAA